From the genome of Spinacia oleracea cultivar Varoflay chromosome 2, BTI_SOV_V1, whole genome shotgun sequence, one region includes:
- the LOC110797730 gene encoding IQ domain-containing protein IQM1 translates to MGLSVSILISAWHEILSQKLFTLVSDGLLSSPVKRFPVSFRRTESFQKSTTDQSSPNRISETNHCQSGETGAKKDHHHKKPENSTSKTNRISETNHCQSTEMGAKKEHPNKPEKIVLEKSPSFNTLVQEYDPTRTSSVVVVTGSNGLVHKPLPAITLPEPAVLFSPRPVSELDAAAVKVQKVYKSYRTRRNLADCAVVVEELWWKALDFASLKRSSVSFFNNDKQETAVAKWARAKTRVAKVGKGLSQNEKAQKLALRHWLEAIDPRHRYGHNLHIYYDIWFQSESSQPFFYWLDIGDGKEINLEKCPRTKLQQQCIKYLGPIERETYEVIVEDGKLTYKQNGELVNTVGECKWIFVLSTSRSLYIGQKKKGQFQHSSFLAGAATTAAGRLIADKGVLEAIWPYSGHYLPTEENFKEFISFLEDNHVDLTNVKKCAYNEEGSFKVPEDESSPEKTTDITDESIPAEEVKTKTEESEPFSFARRLSCKWVTGNGPRIGCVRDYPMDLQSRALEQVNLSPRVTPGSFGPIPSPRPSPKVRVSPRLAYMGLPSPRTQMAAA, encoded by the exons ATGGGATTATCAGTTTCCATATTGATTTCAGCTTGGCATGAAATCTTGAGTCAAAAGTTGTTCACTCTCGTCTCCGACGGCCTCCTTTCCTCACCGGTAAAGCGTTTTCCGGTGAGTTTCAGGCGAACTGAATCCTTTCAGAAGAGTACTACTGATCAGTCGTCACCAAATCGAATTTCCGAAACAAACCATTGTCAGAGTGGGGAGACAGGTGCTAAGAAAGATCATCATCACAAGAAGCCTGAAAACAGTACTTCTAAAACAAATCGAATTTCTGAAACAAACCATTGCCAGAGTACAGAAATGGGTGCTAAGAAAGAACATCCGAACAAGCCTGAAAAAATTGTGCTTGAGAAATCACCTTCGTTTAACACACTAGTTCAAGAGTATGATCCTACTCGTACTAGTAGTGTTGTTGTTGTAACGGGTTCAAATGGACTTGTTCACAAGCCGTTGCCGGCAATCACACTGCCTGAGCCTGCGGTGTTGTTTTCGCCACGGCCGGTTTCCGAGCTTGATGCTGCTGCTGTTAAGGTTCAGAAAGTGTACAAGAGTTACAGGACTCGACGAAACCTTGCTGATTGTGCTGTTGTTGTTGAAGAACTATG GTGGAAAGCATTAGACTTTGCTTCACTTAAGAGAAGCtctgtttctttcttcaatAATGATAAACAAGAAACCGCTGTTGCAaagtgggcgagggcgaaaaCAAGAGTTGCTAAG GTAGGAAAGGGCTTGTCACAAAATGAAAAAGCTCAGAAATTAGCCTTACGACATTGGCTCGAAGCA ATTGACCCACGCCATAGATACGGACACAACTTGCATATTTATTACGATATTTGGTTTCAATCCGAAAGCAGCCAACCATTCTTTTACTG GTTGGATATTGGAGACGGAAAAGAGATAAATCTTGAGAAATGCCCGAGGACTAAATTGCAACAGCAATGCATCAAATATCTTGGACCG ATTGAAAGAGAAACATATGAAGTAATTGTGGAAGATGGGAAGCTAACCTACAAACAAAATGGAGAGTTAGTTAATACTGTTGGGGAGTGCAAATGGATATTTGTCCTCAGCACATCAAGATCCTTGTATATAGGGCAAAAAAAGAAAGGTCAATTTCAACACTCTAGTTTTCTGGCTGGTGCTGCTACAACTGCTGCTGGACGATTAATTGCAGATAAAGGAGTACTGGAG GCTATATGGCCATACAGCGGTCACTATCTTCCAACAGAAGAGAACTTCAAGGAGTTCATAAGCTTTCTCGAGGATAACCATGTTGATCTCACCAACGTCAAG AAATGTGCATATAACGAGGAAGGTTCGTTTAAAGTTCCTGAAGATGAAAGCTCTCCTGAGAAGACAACAGATATCACAGACGAATCAATTCCAGCTGAAGAAGTCAAGACTAAAACAGAAGAATCAGAGCCATTCTCCTTTGCCAGACGTCTGTCCTGCAAATGGGTCACTGGTAACGGGCCTAGGATCGGGTGTGTTAGGGACTACCCAATGGACTTACAGTCTCGGGCCCTTGAACAAGTTAACCTCTCACCACGTGTTACACCTGGATCGTTCGGCCCAATTCCTTCTCCACGGCCTAGCCCAAAGGTTCGTGTCTCTCCAAGGCTCGCGTATATGGGCTTACCAAGTCCAAGAACACAGATGGCTGCAGCCTAA